The Planococcus liqunii genome includes a region encoding these proteins:
- a CDS encoding cation diffusion facilitator family transporter, whose protein sequence is MELYTNLRKGEKGAWISIGAYVFLSALKLSFGYAGSSEALKADGLNNLTDIIASVAVLIGLRISQKPPDENHHYGHLRAETIASLLASFIMAIIGLQVLLGAVRNFFSPAEAAPSLYTAGIAFFSALVMYFVYRYNMKLSRQIKSSAVRAAAYDNRSDALVSIGAGIGIIGAVLGAPIIDVVTAFIVGLIIIKTALDIFKEAVLTLTDGFNEEEVETMSVLVRKVPGVSILRDFKGRNHGNVMFIDLTIGVNPSLNVIESHWITEEIERKIQKVKPNCVVLVHIEPDYQNPDWSD, encoded by the coding sequence ATGGAGCTCTATACAAATTTGCGCAAAGGGGAAAAAGGCGCCTGGATCAGCATCGGCGCCTATGTCTTCCTCAGCGCATTAAAGCTCTCTTTCGGGTATGCCGGCTCTTCAGAAGCACTGAAGGCGGACGGACTGAACAACTTAACAGATATTATTGCATCGGTGGCCGTATTGATCGGATTGCGGATTTCGCAAAAACCGCCTGACGAAAACCACCATTATGGCCATTTGCGGGCAGAAACAATCGCTTCCCTGCTTGCCTCGTTCATCATGGCCATTATCGGGCTGCAAGTGCTTTTGGGGGCTGTACGCAATTTCTTCTCCCCTGCAGAAGCTGCACCTTCCCTTTATACAGCAGGGATCGCCTTTTTCAGTGCTTTGGTGATGTACTTTGTGTACCGCTACAATATGAAGCTCAGCCGCCAGATAAAAAGTTCTGCCGTGCGGGCTGCCGCCTACGACAACCGTTCGGATGCCTTGGTCAGTATTGGCGCCGGAATCGGAATTATTGGAGCGGTTCTTGGTGCTCCAATAATTGACGTGGTTACAGCGTTTATCGTCGGACTGATTATCATCAAAACAGCACTGGACATTTTTAAGGAAGCTGTTTTGACCTTGACCGATGGATTTAACGAAGAGGAAGTGGAAACGATGTCGGTGCTTGTGCGTAAAGTACCAGGCGTCAGCATCTTGCGGGACTTTAAAGGCCGCAATCACGGCAATGTCATGTTCATTGATTTGACTATAGGCGTCAATCCTTCCTTGAATGTGATTGAGAGCCATTGGATAACCGAAGAAATTGAACGAAAAATCCAAAAAGTGAAACCGAATTGCGTCGTACTCGTACATATAGAACCGGACTATCAAAATCCAGACTGGTCCGATTAA